In a genomic window of Sus scrofa isolate TJ Tabasco breed Duroc chromosome 4, Sscrofa11.1, whole genome shotgun sequence:
- the EFCAB1 gene encoding EF-hand calcium-binding domain-containing protein 1 isoform X2 — protein sequence MNSVCLGKDTALTLGRSQQLSVALMGVNLTMDACRRPGAAVCKLTCAELKLGIKDGLNACCYICIFSFTVNKFEVKCLISLFYNLVGDVTERQGVVVGLDRNAFRNILHVTFGMTDDMIMDRVFRGFDKDNDGCVSVSEWVYGLSVFLRGTLEEKMKYCFEVFDLNGDGFISKEEMVHMLKNSLLKQPSEEDPDEGIKDLVEITLKKMDHDHDGKLSFPDYEAAVREEALLLEAFGPCLPDPKSQKEFEAQVFKDPNEFGEV from the exons ATGAACTCTGTCTGTTTGGGGAAAGACACTGCTCTGACCTTAGGGCGGTCTCAGCAACTCTCAGTTGCTCTGATGGGCGTGAATCTCACAATGGATGCCTGTAGACGGCCTGGCGCTGCTGTCTGTAAACTCACTTGTGCAGAGTTAAAGCTGGGAATTAAAGATGGATTAAATGCATGTTGTTATAtctgcattttttctttcacagttaATAAATTTGAAGTAAAATGTCTTATCAGCCTTTTCTACAACTTGGTGGGGGATGTGACGGAGCGGCAGGGCGTGGTTGTCGGGCTCGACAGGAACGCCTTTCGGAACATCCTGCACGTGACGTTTGGGATGACGGATGACATGATCATGGACAGAG TGTTCCGCGGTTTTGATAAAGACAATGATGGCTGCGTAAGTGTCTCAGAGTGGGTTTACGGATTGTCGGTGTTTCTTCGAGGAactttggaagaaaaaatgaaat ATTGCTTTGAAGTGTTTGACTTGAACGGTGACGGCTTCATCTCCAAGGAGGAGATGGTCCACATGCTGAAGAACAGCCTCCTCAAGCAGCCGTCGGAGGAGGACCCGGACGAGGGCATCAAGGACCTGGTGGAGATCACGCTGAAGAAGATG GACCACGACCACGACGGGAAGCTGTCGTTCCCAGACTACGAAGCAGCCGTGAGAGAAGAGGCTCTTCTGCTGGAGGCATTTGGACCGTGTCTGCCTGACCCAAAG AGCCAGAAAGAATTTGAAGCCCAAGTATTCAAAGACCCAAATGAATTTGGTGAGGTGTGA
- the EFCAB1 gene encoding EF-hand calcium-binding domain-containing protein 1 isoform X4, with the protein MNRKKLQKLTESLTKDCKHFNKFEVKCLISLFYNLVGDVTERQGVVVGLDRNAFRNILHVTFGMTDDMIMDRVFRGFDKDNDGCVSVSEWVYGLSVFLRGTLEEKMKYCFEVFDLNGDGFISKEEMVHMLKNSLLKQPSEEDPDEGIKDLVEITLKKMDHDHDGKLSFPDYEAAVREEALLLEAFGPCLPDPKSQKEFEAQVFKDPNEFGEV; encoded by the exons ttaATAAATTTGAAGTAAAATGTCTTATCAGCCTTTTCTACAACTTGGTGGGGGATGTGACGGAGCGGCAGGGCGTGGTTGTCGGGCTCGACAGGAACGCCTTTCGGAACATCCTGCACGTGACGTTTGGGATGACGGATGACATGATCATGGACAGAG TGTTCCGCGGTTTTGATAAAGACAATGATGGCTGCGTAAGTGTCTCAGAGTGGGTTTACGGATTGTCGGTGTTTCTTCGAGGAactttggaagaaaaaatgaaat ATTGCTTTGAAGTGTTTGACTTGAACGGTGACGGCTTCATCTCCAAGGAGGAGATGGTCCACATGCTGAAGAACAGCCTCCTCAAGCAGCCGTCGGAGGAGGACCCGGACGAGGGCATCAAGGACCTGGTGGAGATCACGCTGAAGAAGATG GACCACGACCACGACGGGAAGCTGTCGTTCCCAGACTACGAAGCAGCCGTGAGAGAAGAGGCTCTTCTGCTGGAGGCATTTGGACCGTGTCTGCCTGACCCAAAG AGCCAGAAAGAATTTGAAGCCCAAGTATTCAAAGACCCAAATGAATTTGGTGAGGTGTGA